The window CGCAGCTCTCGGCCAGGGCTCGCTCCGCCAAATctggcaggaaatagggtccaaagtagccaaatgattgagaaagagaatttattgtcaatctaaccctttcatccaaacacctctttgattagagttagttcaggttggctcagggttagaatctaactctaacctctaactgagctagtatccaaacagggctttTGTACCAACACGGTGAGGGGTACAGCATTTTCCGAGGACACAAGCGAGGTACATCTAGCCGCAAAAACTCGGAGCCCGGGCCCGCAAACAGGTTTCGCTCGGcgggcccccccccccccccccccccacccgtcATGTTCGCCCCCCACGAGGTTCGTCTGCTCCCCGCGAAAGTCTTATCAGTTACGCCCTCCCTCGACCCAATCCACAGGAAAGGGGGACAACACAAAGCCGACCACGCGCCACGAGCGCACGAGCACGATTCATCCGGTGCGTCGCGCGGCGGCTTCCATCTCCGCGGCCGTGCTGACTCTGCCTCCATGGCGTCCGTCTATACCGCGCCCCTCGCGCCGCTGCCCGCCACGGCCGCCTCCTTCccctcctcgtcctcgtcctcgcggCAGCTGGACCCCAACCCTAGCCGATTCCTCGCCGCGCACCGCGGCCAGCGCctcctccgcgtccgccgcctggcgggcgccGCGCCGACCCGCCGCGCCTCCGACGCCGCCTCGGTGTTCCGGTGCGGCGCGCGCAGCTCCGGCGCGGACCCCGGCGGCGAGCCACGCCGAGGCTGGGACGCTCTCTTCCACGATGCCCTCCAGGGCGCCGTGCGGCGGTGGAGCGAGTACGTCGGGAATTACTGGCCCTCCGCACACCCCTCGAAGGAGGCGGGTCTCGCGAAGGGAGCGGAGAGTTCTCACGAACTGGAGGAGAGAGGGCAGGGAGTGGAGGAAGACGGTGAGGAGGTGGACGTGGTGCAGGAAGCAGGGAAGTGGAGCTGGGAGAGGTGGAAGCAGCACTTCGCCCTCATTCAGGAGAGCGAGTGCCTTGTTGATGAACTGCAGGTTGATTTTTCTCACTGATCAGTGACTACTTGTGAATATGGATGAGGCTTGCACAAAAGGCACCGTTATTGATTTTTCATTAACATGTGATTACAAACATGGAACGTTTAGCAGTACAAATGTCTCCATGGACCATGCCCAAATTCCATATTTCCCCTTTCTTCTGCCAGACCATCTATACTTGCCTTATCCTAGGAACTAGTAGCATGAAGGAGTTAGGTTCTGAAGAAATTTACCTAGTGCGGATATGCTCAATCGATGGCGATTAACTGTTCTGAAGAAACTTACTCCTTAGGGAGCTGAAGCACTACTGAAGCCAGACTCAAACTTAAACTGGCTTCTTTGGAGTGACACATTTATTTTTTCTCAAGTATCAATGTGACTTAGTCGCCAAAGTTCTTTCGTGTGTTGAAACTACTAATGTCGTGTTAGGTCAATCCATTTATGGCCTTAGCACCATAACATGTTCCATTTATGGCCTATGCCATCTGTTACCATGCCAACAACATGTGGAAGATACCGTGTCAACATTTGTATTGAAGGTTTGCAATGCTTATACGCTTTTGTTAATAGGCTCAATGGTCTAATAGATTCACAAAGCATGCATCATACCGTTAATAGGCCCAATGGTCTAATAGATTCACAATCATACCGTTGATAGGCTCAGTGATCTAATAGATTTACAAAGCATGCATCATACTGTGGTTTAGACTGATAGAACACCTATGCTTTTATTGTAGAGCTGGGACTACAAGTTATGGTAGAAACAATGATCATATATGAGTTACAGTTTGGACAACCTTTCTGAAATCACACCACTAAGCTTCATGATTGGTTGCCATATATTAATGGCAAAAAGGTCTTACTTCATGGCAACATAAAGAAGAGCCAGGAGCTTATTTGTATTTTATACGATGTTTGATGTTTTTAAAATTGTTTTTCATTAGGTGTGCCAGTTTTTTTTTTGTATCTGGAATTGTTTGGAACCATTGAGTGCTGGTTGTGTCGTATCTGTATATGACTAATTAAAAAGATGTATGGGCAATATTAGGCATAACTTAATTCTTTGCGCATTGCTGATATACCATGTGCATATTGTGTTTTTTGTCAAGATATTTTTCCTCTTAATCGTTTGCTTCTATCAGATTGCAAATCCTGATGGCCGTGTATTGTGTTTCAGCTACAACTCCGCACTGCTGTGTGTAGAGAAGACTATAGGAGTGCCCACAAACTGAAGTTAGCTATTGCTGCTACATCAAGAAATGATACTGTCGGCAGAGCAATATCTGAGTTACATGTAAGAAATCGCAAATATCTGCTCTTTTGTCTGTGGATAGTTAATGATGAATGGCACCTTTGATCATTTTAGTTCGCTTGCGACGTCATGTTTCCTCTATTATTACTTTAAAATATCCTAGTTAGGTGCCTGTCAATAGCTAGTGAAATAGTCCTATGCTACAGGGGGATGAATGTCTGGCATGCTTACTGCTTTGGATGGAAACAGTAGCTAATAACTTATCTAATACCTGAGATAACCCAATTTATGGGTGCCATCAAGGCATACTCTCACCAAAAATTTCTCTCACATATTGTATTTACTTTCCCCATCTTAATCAGCAATATCAGACATGTCAGGTGTTGAAATGCCACTGGTAACAGAGTGATTAACTTTCAGCAGTCACTGTTTCATATCAGTGTTGCAACTGGATGTGACAGGCTGTTCAATTTTATATCTTGTGCTATTGGGCCGTTATGAACCAGCGGCAACAAGGCTGAGCTGGAATTCTTTCACACAGCTGTCTAGAAATTGGCAACTGTTGCATCTGCTTGGAGGATTAAATTGTTGAATAAGGAAATGAAATATGAAGTGATGGTGGTTTGAGCCCACGTCCTGAACAATGGAGCAATTGCACACTTGCCTTCTGGGTTTTGTGCATAACTTCAATTCATCATGTACTAGTTCTGCTCCGGTGATCCAACCAGGGACCATGAACTGGGAGCCTGACCGAGCCATCTACCTGTCCAGTTTCCATAACTATGCTGTAGATAAGAGGAACCAATCTGAATGCTTTCAAGTAGAGTAACTGACTTGATTCATGATACCATGTGTAGATTGATACTTTGATATTAATTTGATAATTGAGCACCGTTTATCTAATGTTTTAACTCTTACAGAGGGCCATAGAAGAGGAGCGCTATGTGGATGCAGCTTATATTAGAGACCAAGCTGGTGCAGGACTGGTTAGTAACACAAAGGCTCAACAGTCTGTTAATTTTTGTGTTGTTAGACTCTATGGTTACAAAGTAGCAACTATGAAATACGTAGCATGCAGTATCACATACGGAGTACCATTTTAATTAAGTCTGGATTAAGCCCAAGTTAAGCTGAAGAGGTATGGTATGGTATGACATCACATGCCCACTGGCTATAAACACATGCCACATATCAGACCGTTGCTTAGACCATGAGCAAAACACCATGCATTCTTCAACAGAGGGATTAAAAGAGGGTAATCATGTTACCCATCTTAGTTAGTACCCCCATTGTGGCTTTTCTAGTTGATTCTACTGTTAGCACTGTTGTTTATGTATGACGATTATGTCCCACAAGGCCATAACTGTAGCCTAACAGCTTAAAGTTGAGGCAGGATAAAGTCATGTAGCAGGCTACCAGCTAATAAGCCTGAATCTCTTGTTTTGGAAACTGGAATGCACATGAATTTGCACGTGTTATAAAAATATAGCCTTGTAAATGAGTAGCTTTCCCAAGTTTCTGTTAGCCATTGTACTCTAGTTTATGGATATGCCATTACCTTATCCTTTAGAGCATATGCAGTTGGGATGGTGGTCTGGGATTTCTGGAAGTTTGTCTGATCCATATGGTCTTATAATCCGTATAAGCGCTGAACATGGTCGATACGTGGCAAAAAGTTATGATATCAGGTATTgctttttctgtttatttattATTGACACTCTAAAGTTCATGTTTGGTATGTCGAAACTACAAAGTTTTCTTGTCCTATATTGCAAGTTGTGTGTATTTTCTTTGATCAATCATTTCCTAGGTGCACTTTCAGTACATGCATTATGTTTATGGATGACTTGAGTTCTTAGTTTTGTTACTATTAATGTTGTTTTGAGAAAGAGATGAAAAAGAAAATCCCTGTGATAGGGTGGGTTAGCTACTCCAGGGTGTTCACTCTGAGGACGCCTATGCCATTGTAGAATGACTGCATGTTAGTTGGAAATTTTGGTCACAAGTGTTACTACTAGAGAAATGAGACCAAATAAGGAGGTGATAGAAAACATGGTAGTGAAATCAGTAAGCTTATGGTGAAGAAACTGGGTTAAATCGTTATTTTCCATTGATGAAACAGAACTTGGATTCTTAAGAATGACATTGGTATTTTACCACATGAAAGAAATAGCAATATCCATTAGTTCTCTCGGTCCCACCAGGGTGGGCCCCTCTGGGGCAACAAAGAAATGAATAAATATTCATCATATTATTATGGAATGGGCTTTCCATGAAATGAATAGTATCAAGTGTGTTTCATTTGCTAAAATAGCCTTAGGTTTTAATTCTCTCTCGCGTATGTTCAGGCAGCTGGCTTCAGATGGCCATGGTTACCCTATATTCGAAATTTATTTTGCAGAGGCAAATGGAGGATACAAcctgcaggtatgctgactgaCACTTCAAAGAGAGTAAATTAATAATCAACTGAAAAAAAAATCTCATTCCCACTCATCACAAATTGCATAAGTAGAATGCCAAGTTACCGTGTTTGCTCATGCTCATGTAAACTCACCATTGCATCCTTTATGTCTTTTGATATGACAATATCATTATAGAGTATCATGATGCCAGTACTGATAGACATTACAATTTTTTATATGCATCTTCGAGTTATGTAGTCGTAGTCCATCCAAGCACTGGTATTTTTCTGATGCACATGAAATACCATGTTTCGACTTCCATAGATATTGTTATGGTTGCAAGGCTTTTTATATGCATCCTTCATAAGTTTGATTGTTTGAGTTAATGGCCCTTTCAGCATAGCTGCTTATTAATTTTCTTATGGCCACTAGTCCGTACCCGTTGATATTGAACTCTGGTATTTATATGGTATCTGGCAAGTGTAGCTGTCCTGTGCGATGACATGATTCCTATACCTGATCTGACCTAGTTTTGGTAGAAAACCGTAAGCTTACAACAATTGCTATCTAACAATTTGCGAGCCTTAGTTTTTTTAGCCATGCTCATTTTctaacaaaataaagcttttattCCAGGCAGTGCATCTGAAACCAGATGTCAGTGATTCGGACCAGTTGCGAAACATGTTGAGTGGAAAACTAGATGTCAACAATATAAACATATCTAGCAGTTCCTTAGGTGCTAAACACGAGGAACACGATGAAGGCATAAACATGGACGATCAAAATAGCGATGATAGTGATGTTGCTGCTGGTCCAGCTGGTTTGAAAAACCTGTCAAATGATTCAACTCCAATTCCCAGGATCAAAATATTGAAGGTAGCGCCTATGGAAAACATCAACCAGGACTATATAATTAAAATATTTGATCAGATttcagaggaagatgatgacaatgatgaagcTGAGATCGAAAATGAATCTTCACAAGATATTGGCGATGAAGATAACAATGAAGAAGCAGGAACAATTTCTGCAGAAGAGAATAATGATGAGTCTGGTGAGGAAAGTGATATTGAAGCATTGTTATCGAttggaattgaagttgataatgATAAGGATTTTGCTTCACAGTCCTCACCTAAAACGTTTGAACGCATGCCAGCTAAATTAGACAAGAGAGACCGCTTTTCATTTACCTTCTATACTGAACAATCCAGTAAAAAGCCAGCTGCAGAAAAGGCTCAGCAGATTCCGAGGAAGCGGGTTGGCTTCCGTACCACTGAGCAGGATGGTGATCTCAAGTTTGATCGTGTAAAGTTGTCTGGGGGCAATAGGAAACTACCGGTAAATATTGTAACGCTGAGCTGCTTTGCAATAGCTTTGGAACAAAGAACCTACTATTTACTATGGACTTCTTATGCTATTTAAGTTTTTCTTTAAATGTTGCTAATCTGCATAAACTGTTAAAACATCAAACTGTGCTTTTTATAAATTTCTAGGAAATTGGTGAACTACATTTTGTAAAATGCACCACCTTTTGTCTTGATGATAAAGTGCAtcaattcaaaaaaaaaaaatctgcAGAATACATATAATATCTGCCTTTTGAAGTCGGCTATTGGTTGTTAAGTAAAGTAGTTATCTGTGTCGAGCACCTTTTGACATGAACACACTGAATCGTTTTCGTACCActtctgtttttttttctctcCAAAGTATTTGAAGACAAACATATTGACTAATTCATTAAGCCCTGAAATATATATTTATACTGGGCATGTATTTTCTAATAGCGTTGCCGAGTCACATTAAGAAAGGAGACTTTTTCACCTCAGCTTATCTGCTGCAGATACTACAACTTGGTATTAAGCAACTTAATAACAAGGTTCAGCCAAAACTATATGGAGTTACCCACTTCAGCCGTATTCAGATGCCCATCTCTTCAGATCCTCTTAGTGGTATATTCCTAATCATCTCTTCAACTTAGCTTTTCATGATATCATTATCTGCCGTCTCTCTTTTATGGTATTGGCTGAAAAGGTACTTCTTGGCAGGTCTATATGAGACTGCATCTGGGTTTGACTCAGAAGTTCTTAGTTTACAACGGAAATTTGGTCAATGGCAGGAGGATGATTCATCTGAGGAGCACTCGGATCTTAAGTTTTATGAGTATGTCGAAGCTGCAAAATTGACTGGGGACAATCTTGTGCCAGCGGGTCAGGTATTATGCTTTGATTTATGTCCTTCCCATTTGCAATGGAAATGCATTATTTTTGGGGTACAT is drawn from Aegilops tauschii subsp. strangulata cultivar AL8/78 chromosome 1, Aet v6.0, whole genome shotgun sequence and contains these coding sequences:
- the LOC109782008 gene encoding protein EXECUTER 1, chloroplastic, with product MASVYTAPLAPLPATAASFPSSSSSSRQLDPNPSRFLAAHRGQRLLRVRRLAGAAPTRRASDAASVFRCGARSSGADPGGEPRRGWDALFHDALQGAVRRWSEYVGNYWPSAHPSKEAGLAKGAESSHELEERGQGVEEDGEEVDVVQEAGKWSWERWKQHFALIQESECLVDELQLQLRTAVCREDYRSAHKLKLAIAATSRNDTVGRAISELHRAIEEERYVDAAYIRDQAGAGLLGWWSGISGSLSDPYGLIIRISAEHGRYVAKSYDIRQLASDGHGYPIFEIYFAEANGGYNLQAVHLKPDVSDSDQLRNMLSGKLDVNNINISSSSLGAKHEEHDEGINMDDQNSDDSDVAAGPAGLKNLSNDSTPIPRIKILKVAPMENINQDYIIKIFDQISEEDDDNDEAEIENESSQDIGDEDNNEEAGTISAEENNDESGEESDIEALLSIGIEVDNDKDFASQSSPKTFERMPAKLDKRDRFSFTFYTEQSSKKPAAEKAQQIPRKRVGFRTTEQDGDLKFDRVKLSGGNRKLPILQLGIKQLNNKVQPKLYGVTHFSRIQMPISSDPLSGLYETASGFDSEVLSLQRKFGQWQEDDSSEEHSDLKFYEYVEAAKLTGDNLVPAGQVVFRAKVGKHYQLPHKGVIPRELGVVARYKGQRRIADAGFKNPRWVDGELLILDGKFIRDGPVIAFFYWTSNLHLFEFFRRLSLPD